AGGCTCAGCGTGTAGGAGCGCTCGCCGTTGAAATCCCCGGCATAATCGAGCCGCGACACCAGGAACTTGCCCGTCATCGTCTCGCCGCTCTCGAAGCTCAGCCGGTAATCGTCGATCACCCCGGTGAGCGCGTTCGCCCGGATCCGCGTCTCCGCCGCCGACCCGGTGAACACGCCCGCCCCCGCCACGCTGACATGCCGCACGCCCGCGCCCGACAGCAGCTCGCGCCACCCGCCCGACTCCTTGGTCGTCACCACCACCGTCTCGCCGTTGACGATCAGCTGCGTCGTCCGCAGCCCCGCGACGGTCGCATAGGCCACCGGCGCCGCCCCGTTCCCGACCTTGAGTAGGAACGCACTCCCCTTCTCCACCGCCATCTCAGCTCTCCCCTGTCCAGAACCCGTCACGCGAAAGATTCCGTCACCCCATCCCCAAATCCGTCACCCCAGCGAAGGCTGGGGTCTCCCGCGGCTCGCGCGCCACGTTCGCCTCACGAGATCCCAGCCTTCGCTGGGATGACGAGGGGGTGGCGCTCAGCTCTCCCGATACAGTCGCACCGCAAACTCGCTCACACCCCGCCAGCGATCGTCGCCGACGCGCGCGAGCCGGCTGCGCGCCAGCCGCACGCCGACCAGCCGCCACCCCTCGCCGACATCGCCCGCCATCGTCTCCAGCGCCGCGTCGACGCCCGCCACCAGGGCCCGCAGCCGCACCGGCCGCTCGCCCGCATCGTGCGCGACGACGCTCACCGTGCCGGTCCGCCCGGCGATCCCCACTGCGTCCGCCTGTTGCAGCACCGGCTCCTCGACCACCGCGTAGGGCACCCCCCCGCGCAGCGGCGGCGCGTCGAACACGCGCAGGCCCGCGACCGTCCCCAGCCGCGCCACGATCGCCGCCTGCAGCGCGCTGCGCGCGCTCACAGCCGCACCTGCCGATAGGGCCGCCACAACGCCGCCACCCCCTCAGGCGGCGCCGCATCGCCGCCGCGCGCCTCGAACAGATGCGCGACCAGCATCGCCACCCCCAAGGCAATCGGCGCGGGCACCGCATCCCACCCCGCACTCTCGTCGCGCGGCACGATGATGGTCCCCAGAAACGCCTCCGCGGTCAGGATCGCGGTCTCCGCCAGCCCCGCCAGCACCCCCTCGTCGCTCTCCAGCCGCAACCACAGCATCGCCGCCGCGACCGCATCCGCGATCACGCCCGGCGGAATCGCTCCGCTCATGTGACGTCTCCTAAAATCTCGATCCTCCCCCGCCAGGGGGAGGTGGCAGGCGCAGCCTGACGGAGGGGGCGGACACGCAACCTCGGTTCCGTATCCTCCCCCTCCGTCACCTTCGGCGACACCTCCCCCTTGCGGGGGAGGATCGATGTTACGACACCGCGAACTTCATCAGCTTGATCGCCTCCGAATTCGTCACGCACCCGCCGACGCGCTTGGTCGCGTAGAAACTGACGAACGGCTTGTTCGAATACGGATCGCGCAAGATCGCGGTCTCGGACCGCTCGGCGACGATATACCCCGCCCGGAAATTCCCGAACGCGATCGCCAGCGCATTCGCGCCGATGTCGGGCATGTCCTCCGCCTCGACCACCGGATAGCCGAGCAGCGTCGCCGGCTGCCCCGCGGCGAGGCTCGGCGCCCAGACGAACGCGCCGTCGCTCGTCTTGAACTTGCGGATCCGCGCCAGCGTGCTCGCGTTCATGAC
This sequence is a window from Sphingomonas ginsenosidivorax. Protein-coding genes within it:
- a CDS encoding phage tail tube protein, with the translated sequence MAVEKGSAFLLKVGNGAAPVAYATVAGLRTTQLIVNGETVVVTTKESGGWRELLSGAGVRHVSVAGAGVFTGSAAETRIRANALTGVIDDYRLSFESGETMTGKFLVSRLDYAGDFNGERSYTLSLESSGAVVAA
- the gp17 gene encoding tail completion protein gp17; its protein translation is MSARSALQAAIVARLGTVAGLRVFDAPPLRGGVPYAVVEEPVLQQADAVGIAGRTGTVSVVAHDAGERPVRLRALVAGVDAALETMAGDVGEGWRLVGVRLARSRLARVGDDRWRGVSEFAVRLYRES
- a CDS encoding head-tail connector protein, producing the protein MSGAIPPGVIADAVAAAMLWLRLESDEGVLAGLAETAILTAEAFLGTIIVPRDESAGWDAVPAPIALGVAMLVAHLFEARGGDAAPPEGVAALWRPYRQVRL